AGGAATAAAACCAATAAAGCGGGAATCGAATGAATTGTGCCGGTTATCGCCCATCACAAAATAGTAGTTCTGTTTAAAGGTGTATTGGGCGAGTACTTTATCAGGATTGTCTGCAGGTAATACTAATATGTCGAGGTTCGCTTCTTCATAACCATTGATCACTGGCTTTAGCCAGGACCAATTAGCAGGCGTTATTTCTACAGTAGCATCTCTGGCAGGAACAGTAACCGGCCCCCAAAAATCTATGTTCCATTCGTGTGAAGAGCTGCTTCCATAAACTGCTGCCTGCAAAAATCCCTTAGGCAGAATAACTCGCTCATAGCTTTTGGCATTTAATGCTGCTACCACCTTTTCTGCTTCCTTCTCAGTCATTTTTATCTGAATCTCATCCTGGACAGCCGTAATTTGATATTCGCGCTCATTCAATATACTCTTATTAGGCTGCACATCTTTTAGAAGGTAGTTGAACCATAATTCATTTACAGGATCAAAGGTTTCTCCGTTTACAATCGAAATTCCGTTTTGAATCTCCAAATAATCTCCTGGCAATCCTACCAGTCTTTTGATCCACAAGACTTCGCCTTTAGATTGATTCGGTTTGAGAAACAATACTAAATCATTTCTTCCGAGATTTTGGGTGTAGTGGACCAGAACCACGGAGCTAACAGGGATAGTTGGGGCCATTCCTGAAGAAGGGATCAAAAACAATCTATAGGCAAAAAGAAAATACAGGGGCAAACCCACTACAGCCAGTAAAGATAAAAATGTAAAGCTTCGTTGAACAGAATTTAGTCCTTTGAATATGCTCATATTGCAAATATAGAAGCTGCCCTATATATCTCCTTCTATTTATCTTCACTCCTTAGCTTTGGCCCAATAAAAGCGACAAAATCAATTCTGAGATAGGCTTAATGTCCGCAACCTCAATCTTTAGATATTGTTGCTATATCATAAAACTACATTAGTTAAATGCTGTTCTGGATCGAGGAGTAAATTTTAAAATAAAAATCTAAAAACATAAAATGGCAGTATTAGAAGTTTCAGATCATGAATTTGAAGACAAACTGAAAGAGAACAGGAACCTGGTGGTAAAATATTATGCGAGCTGGTGTGGCAGTTGCCGGCTGTTTGCGCCAAAATTCCGGAGAATGTCAGAAGAAGAAGGATTCAAGCACGTGGTGTTTCTGGACATTGACGCAGAAAACAACCCGATGGCGCGTAAAATGGCAAAGGTGGAAACGTTGCCCCACTTCGCGGTTTTTAAAGATGGGGAATTGTTGGATGCCGGATCCACGAGCAAGGAAGAATCAGTGCGTACAATGCTCGAAAAACTGCACAGCGATGAAAATTAGCGTGATAAAGCAACTTGCCGAAACCCATGAAGTGGCAACGCTGAAGAAACTTGAAGACGACCTGGTGGAAGGCCGCAGCATGGAATATGAGGTAGGCGGTGAAGACGAAGGCGAGCAGCTAACCCATATTCTGGGCGCCATCTGGGTAAAGGAGCAAATGAAGATCAATGGCTCCGACATGCGCACCGAGATCAGGAATTTTTCCGGGCGTGTAAGAGGGAGTATTTCCTGAGAACCTGAATGGACCTGCTCACGGCAGGAGATTCCTGCCTTTGCAGGAATGACATCAAAAGGAGGGGAATGAGGTATGAAGCGACCGCTTTTCCCGATAACCATTTCTTATCAAACAGATTGTCATTCCGGAATTTCGTTTTTCACGAAATGTCCGGAATCCCCGGCAAGAGTGCCAGACTTATGCCCCCGGCTTGACCACACTACCAGCGCAGGAGATTCCTGCCTTTGCAGAGGGGAGAATGAGGTATGAAGCGACCGCATTCGAAGAGCAATTATCTGCGTCAGGGATTAAAACAGCATAGCCCATCCTACCAATGAAGTCATCCCCTTTCACATATCTTTGCAGCCCACCCAAAAATACGTTTAATGAAAGAAGTTCACAACTTCAGTGCTGGCCCGGCAATCCTGCCACAACAGGCCATTGACGCTTCTATCGAAGCCCTTCGCGAATTCAAAAACATGGGCCTCAGCCTTGTTGAAATCTCCCACCGCAGTGCGCAATGGGAAGAGACGATGCAGGCTGCCGTTAACCTTGTTCGCGAACTACTCAAGGTACCCGATGATTACTCCATTCTATTTCTTCAGGGTGGGGCGAGTACGCAGTTTTGCATGGTGCCCTATAACCTGCTCTCAGAAAACGGAACTGCTGCCTACGTAAAAACCGGAACCTGGGCCAAGAAAGCCATTAAGGAAGCTCAGCTCTTTGGAAACGTGCAGGTGCTGGGATCTTCTGAGGACAAAAACTTCAGCTACATTCCCAAGGACTTTTCCATACCTGGCGATGCCGATTATTTCCACTGCACTTCCAACAACACCATTTTTGGGACACAGATGAAGGAGTTCCCGGACTCACCTATCCCGATGGTGTGCGATATGAGCTCGGATATTTTCAGCCGTCCTGTGGATGTATCCAAATTCGGGATCATCTATGCCGGAGCACAAAAAAACATGGGCCCGGCTGGAACTACCCTCGTAATCATTAAGAATGAATTATTCGGAAAAAGCGGGCGGAAAATTCCAAGTATGCTGGATTATAAGATCCATGCTGAGAACGATTCGATGTTCAATACCTGCCCTGTTTTCCCCATCTACTTATCTTTTGAGACCCTGAAATGGCTAAAAGGTGAAGGTGGCGTGGAAGGCATAGCCGAGCGCAACAAACGCAAAGCCGAGAAGCTTTATAAAGAGATTGACGACAATCCCATGTTTGTAGGAACGGCAGCCAAAGAAGACCGCAGCTACATGAACATTTGTTTTCTGCTGAAAGACGACAGCCTGAATAATGAATTTATGAAGGCAGCAAAAGAGGCCAACATCAGCGGCATTAAAGGCCATAGAAGTGTGGGCGGCTTCAGGGCTTCTACCTATAATGCCCTTCCTGAAAAAAGCGTAGATGTGCTTATCGGGATCATGAAAGAATTTGCCAACAAACACGCATAACTCATCAACTCAAAAAATTATGGTTAAGATATTAGCTAATGACGGCATAGCGCCAGAAGGACAGGCAATTTTAGAAGATGCCGGATTTGAAGTGGACACCAACAAAATTCCGCAGGAGGAGCTGACAGGTCGGCTAAATGGCTATGATGCCATTATTGTACGTAGCGCTACGCTGGTAACAAAAGAGGTGATAGACAGTGCGCCAAACCTGAAGGCAATTGGCCGTGCAGGAGTAGGTCTCGACAATATTGACGTGGCCCATGCCCGCAGGAAAGGCATTGAAGTGATCAATACACCTGATGCATCGTCACTCTCAGTGGCTGAGCTGGTATTTGCCCACATCTTCACAATGAGTCGGTTCCTGCATTTGTCAAACCACGAAATGCGCACAGGCGGAGAGTTCAAGGCATTAAAAAAGAAATATTCGAAGGGAATAGAGCTAAGAGAGAAAACCCTCGGAATTATAGGCTTGGGCAGGATTGGCCAGGAAACGGCAAAAATTGCCCTGGGACTTGGAATGGAGGTCGTGGCGTTTGACCCTCAGGTAAAGCGGGTTTTCCTGGATATGGATCACCTGGACATTACGCCCACACCGGAAATGGTGATTGAAACCACTTCGAAGGAAGAAGTGCTGGAGCGGTGTGATTTCCTCACACTTCATGTACCCTTCAAGGCGGGCAGCGATTCATTGCTTAGCAAGAAAGATTTTAGCCTGATGAAAAATACGGTTATCGTAATCAACTGCTCGCGCGGTGGCGTGGTACATGAGCAAGAGCTGATAGAGGCGCTGGATCAAAAACAAATCGCATTTGCCGGTCTGGATGTATTTGAAAACGAACCTGTAGTAAACCCGGCACTGCTCGGCCATCAGAATATTTCGGTTTCTCCACATATTGGCGGCTCCACAATAGAAGCCCAGGAACGTGTAGGTGTTGAAATAGCGAAGAAAATTGTCAGACATTTTCAGGGCTAAACAGAACACCTATCTTTCAGCATGGTAAAGATCTTTCCTTTCGTTGCCCTCAGGCCCAAAAAAGAGTATGTGGTTGATTTCTCGACCAATGCTTATGAGACTTCTGCAAATCTGCCGGTGGATGAAAGCAAGTTCAGCTATCAGCAGATCGTTCAGCCCGAAAGTTATTTCAAAAAAGCCATGCCGCCAGAAGAAGCCTTGCAATATGCAAAAGAGAAATTAGAGGAATTCCTGAAAAAGTCTGTATTACAGGAAGAGGAATATCCTTCCATTTATATTTATGAGCAGGTTAAGGATGATCATGTATTCCGGGGATTCATTGCCGGGGCCTCTGTGGAGGATTATGAGATCGGCAAAATCAAGAGGCACGAACTGACCCGCACCCAGAAGGAAGATCAGATCACGGAGTATTTCATGAAATTAGGCATCAATGGAAGTCCGGTACTTCTCACTTATCCAAAAGAGGAGGCGCTGGAAAATCTCCTTCATGAGGGAAGACAACATCGTTCTCCGGTTTATGATTTTACCGATGAAATGGGTATTCACCACGGGCTTTGGCTTCTGGGGAAGGAGGAAGCGCAGCAAGTGCAAAGTCTCTTCAGGCCGGTAGAGGCAATTTATATAGCTGACGGCCACCACCGATGTGCTGCTGCAGCGCGTGCAGCAAAGGAACTGCAGAACTCAGGATTCGCATCTTTTATGGCTTTCCTTATTGCCGGAAGTAATCTATCCATCTATAGTTATAATCGCCTGATAGAAAATCTGGGAGGAATATCAGTGCAGGATTTCCTGGAAAAACTCAGAGCTGATTTTGAAGTAGAAGAGGTAGCCGAATCACAAGCTGCTCCACAGGCAGGGAAATCCTTTGCCTTGTATATGGAGTATAAATGGTACAGGCTGAGATTGAAGAACGAAATTCCGCAGGCATCATCCTATAAGCAAAACCTGGATGTGTGCATCCTTGAGAACCATATCCTCGGGCCGCTGCTTGGCATTACTGACAGCCGCACGGATTCCCGCATCAGCTTTATGGATGGGGCAGCAGGCATACAAGCTCTGGTGAATAAAGTTGACTCCGGTGAGGCAAAAGCAGCATTCGCCCTGCATCCCGCCTCCATTGAGGATATATTTATTATTTCTGATACAAATGAAACCATGCCGCCTAAATCTACCTGGGTAGAGCCGAAATTGAGAAGCGGATTGTTGTTGCACAAACTATCTCAATAGCCAATCGCTTTAGGCTTCTTGCTCAAATTATGGGAACCACCAGCGGTAATTCCTTTGAATTACCGTCTTTCGCAATCTGTAAGATTCTTGGCCTCAGCGCAGTTTATAACTGCCATTACATCAAATTCCTGATCCTCAAAGATAT
This DNA window, taken from Bacteroidia bacterium, encodes the following:
- the lepB gene encoding signal peptidase I, yielding MSIFKGLNSVQRSFTFLSLLAVVGLPLYFLFAYRLFLIPSSGMAPTIPVSSVVLVHYTQNLGRNDLVLFLKPNQSKGEVLWIKRLVGLPGDYLEIQNGISIVNGETFDPVNELWFNYLLKDVQPNKSILNEREYQITAVQDEIQIKMTEKEAEKVVAALNAKSYERVILPKGFLQAAVYGSSSSHEWNIDFWGPVTVPARDATVEITPANWSWLKPVINGYEEANLDILVLPADNPDKVLAQYTFKQNYYFVMGDNRHNSFDSRFIGFIPEELLKGKIVHVF
- a CDS encoding thioredoxin family protein, whose translation is MAVLEVSDHEFEDKLKENRNLVVKYYASWCGSCRLFAPKFRRMSEEEGFKHVVFLDIDAENNPMARKMAKVETLPHFAVFKDGELLDAGSTSKEESVRTMLEKLHSDEN
- the serC gene encoding 3-phosphoserine/phosphohydroxythreonine transaminase; its protein translation is MKEVHNFSAGPAILPQQAIDASIEALREFKNMGLSLVEISHRSAQWEETMQAAVNLVRELLKVPDDYSILFLQGGASTQFCMVPYNLLSENGTAAYVKTGTWAKKAIKEAQLFGNVQVLGSSEDKNFSYIPKDFSIPGDADYFHCTSNNTIFGTQMKEFPDSPIPMVCDMSSDIFSRPVDVSKFGIIYAGAQKNMGPAGTTLVIIKNELFGKSGRKIPSMLDYKIHAENDSMFNTCPVFPIYLSFETLKWLKGEGGVEGIAERNKRKAEKLYKEIDDNPMFVGTAAKEDRSYMNICFLLKDDSLNNEFMKAAKEANISGIKGHRSVGGFRASTYNALPEKSVDVLIGIMKEFANKHA
- a CDS encoding D-2-hydroxyacid dehydrogenase, which gives rise to MVKILANDGIAPEGQAILEDAGFEVDTNKIPQEELTGRLNGYDAIIVRSATLVTKEVIDSAPNLKAIGRAGVGLDNIDVAHARRKGIEVINTPDASSLSVAELVFAHIFTMSRFLHLSNHEMRTGGEFKALKKKYSKGIELREKTLGIIGLGRIGQETAKIALGLGMEVVAFDPQVKRVFLDMDHLDITPTPEMVIETTSKEEVLERCDFLTLHVPFKAGSDSLLSKKDFSLMKNTVIVINCSRGGVVHEQELIEALDQKQIAFAGLDVFENEPVVNPALLGHQNISVSPHIGGSTIEAQERVGVEIAKKIVRHFQG
- a CDS encoding DUF1015 family protein, encoding MVKIFPFVALRPKKEYVVDFSTNAYETSANLPVDESKFSYQQIVQPESYFKKAMPPEEALQYAKEKLEEFLKKSVLQEEEYPSIYIYEQVKDDHVFRGFIAGASVEDYEIGKIKRHELTRTQKEDQITEYFMKLGINGSPVLLTYPKEEALENLLHEGRQHRSPVYDFTDEMGIHHGLWLLGKEEAQQVQSLFRPVEAIYIADGHHRCAAAARAAKELQNSGFASFMAFLIAGSNLSIYSYNRLIENLGGISVQDFLEKLRADFEVEEVAESQAAPQAGKSFALYMEYKWYRLRLKNEIPQASSYKQNLDVCILENHILGPLLGITDSRTDSRISFMDGAAGIQALVNKVDSGEAKAAFALHPASIEDIFIISDTNETMPPKSTWVEPKLRSGLLLHKLSQ